TTCATCAATCACTACGATACCAAGGATCAGAACACACTTGATACCTACATCGAAGAAGATGGTCGCAAGTTCATAAAGCATCATTTGATCGATTTTGGTTCGACATTTGGGTCAAACGGAGACCGTCCTAAGGATGGAAAGATCGGTTATTGCAATACATTCGACCTTCGCGACGTGATGGTATCGTGGGCTACTCTGGGGTTGAAGAAATGGGGATGGGAGAATGCGAAGCCGTATCAGTACGCTTCGATAGGGTACTTCGAGTCGGAGATTTTTGAGCCGAATAAATGGAATCCGATTGTTCCGAATCCTGCGTTCGAGAATATGACGCCGCGCGATGCATACTGGGGAACCAAGATCGTAATGGCTTGGCGGGATGAACATATCCGTGCGCTGGTGGAAACGGGTGATTATTCTGATCAAGCTGCAAAAGAATATTTGATCAAGACGCTGATCGAACGACGCGACAAGATCGGGAGATATTGGTTTGGCAAGGTTGCACCGCTTGATAATTTTGTGTTCGCCGATGATGGCAATTCAATGTCGATCAAATTCCAAGATTTGGCCGTTAAGTATGGACTTGAGGTAGATTCCGACACGAAGTACATGTGGTCGGTGACCTATAACGGCAAGAAATTGGTTAATGACGTGAGCCAAACAGGGCTGTCGCTCGATTTTGGTACTGAACTTCGAAATACGTTGGCAGGTGCTTATCGAAGCGACAAAGCCGGAGACGACAAGAGTCACTTGTATGAAGTGAAGCTGCGGGTGCAACGCGGCGATGCTTCACGGAGCCAACCGGTGGCGTTGTGGTTGTGGTATCATTCCGAAGAGGCTCGATTTGAGCTGGTCGGGATTGAACATCTTTATTGAGATTCATATCTAATGAAGATTGCTTCTTCTTTTTCGATCGCGATATGTGTCGCATTCGCCATCCTCACAGCGCCTGAGACGCTCAGAGCAGAAGATCGAGGAACAAAGGAGTACCTTTCCGGTGAGAAGTTGCTTCTGATTGGAGCGGGTTCGACAGCTCCATTGATTCTGAACTACGCTGTTCGCCATATCGATTCAAATCAAGCTTCACTGTTACCGAGGCCGATTCTTGCCGATGATTGGTTTGCGAGGAAAATTGGCGGCGATTTCTATATTGGAAAGAAGAACTTTCTATCGGGTAAGAGCGGCTCTGCGATAACGGCAGGATTCTGCGGAGTAGCTTTACTCGCAGCTAATTTCACGTGGCCCGAAGGAAGATCCGGAAAGGACGCCGGTCAAGATTTCTTTCTGTTTCACAGCGGACTAATGGCAACAAAGGGCGTGACCGGGATTTTCAAGGGATTGGTGGCAAGACCGCGCCCATTCCTTTACTACTATCCTGATTCGGCGGTCCAACATGATGATAAGTTCAGCGACTCGCGGCGCTCATTTTTCTCTGGGCACGCTTCAAGCGCTTTCTATTCGTCGGCATACCTCAACAAGCGACTTCGGGAGATAATGCGCCAGAGATTGAGTGGCGACGACTATTCGAATTGGCGGTGGGCACCTCCGGCGATATTGTTCGGTTGGAGCGGATTTGTCGGGTTGTCGCGGATTCAAGCTTACGATCATTACTTCTCAGACGTCGTGGTCGGAGCTGTGGCCGGGTATCTCCTTGCCGAGTTGTTTTTCAGGTTTGGTGACAACTATAGTAGCAACGGCGGTTCAGCCGAGCGCATCTCCCCTATTTTCCATTTGAGTTTTAGCTTCTGATTGCCAAGATTG
This is a stretch of genomic DNA from bacterium. It encodes these proteins:
- a CDS encoding phosphatase PAP2 family protein, whose product is MKIASSFSIAICVAFAILTAPETLRAEDRGTKEYLSGEKLLLIGAGSTAPLILNYAVRHIDSNQASLLPRPILADDWFARKIGGDFYIGKKNFLSGKSGSAITAGFCGVALLAANFTWPEGRSGKDAGQDFFLFHSGLMATKGVTGIFKGLVARPRPFLYYYPDSAVQHDDKFSDSRRSFFSGHASSAFYSSAYLNKRLREIMRQRLSGDDYSNWRWAPPAILFGWSGFVGLSRIQAYDHYFSDVVVGAVAGYLLAELFFRFGDNYSSNGGSAERISPIFHLSFSF